TTCTGCCGGGTTATCGATATGTTGGCCGGGTGCTAACTGCCTCCAAACAGGATTCAGTAAACTTTCCATCCATTTTAAATTTTTACTTTCTGCTTGAGTATGCTCCAGAATTATTAATCTGCCACCGGGCTTCAGCCACATATTTATATTCGAGAGGATTTCTTCAGAAGATGGTAAAGCAAACAATACAAAAGTTGAAACAACAGCATCAAATGAAGCATCCGGTATGGCTTTTTCTTTTATTAATTGACTAACTTCCTGAGAGAAAAAATCAATTTGTGCCTGAACATCTTTAGTCTCAGATTTTTGCTTTGCTTTTTTTAACAATTCCTCAGAAGGCTCACAAATACTTAAGGTTACTTCATCATTATAATGTATAAGATTTGCTCCATTACCAACCCCAATTTGTAAAACTCTACCTTTCAGGTCGCATAGCAAAGCTCTGCGCCTTTTTAAAAGTACTTTTTTTTCGACCGGATTCATCAGCCTGTCATAAGAAAACTGCAGAAGCTTATTCTTTAATATTCCGTTTTCCAAAGAAGTTTTCTTTACTGCCATCTACTTTTTGTTGTACATTAATAATAACCTTAAACGGCTAAATCTATTTTGCATACCAAAGTTAAAAAATATTTTTAATCAGGCGTTCATGCTAAAAATAGATTTATTCATGGTTTGGAATGGAGAAATAAAAAGTTGCTCCTATATTTGGCTTTCCTTCTGCCCAAACTTTCCCATTGTGCTTCTCTACTATCAACTTTACTATGGCCAAGCCCACCCCTGTGCCATCATATTCGCTCTGAACATGGAGTCGTTGGAAAAGATTAAACAACTTATTTACAAACTTCATATCAAAACCTGTTCCGTTATCATTCACCCTAAATACGATTTCCTCATTTTTTGTTTCAGTTTGAATACAAATTATTGGTTTATCTTTTTTTGAAGAATACTTTACCGCATTTGAAATTAAATTCACAAATACTTGTGTCAACATAAATTCATCACCGTAAACAGCGGGGAGCTTATCGATTTTAAATTGTACTTCTTTAGACCCGTTATATCTGTATTCACTGCAAATTCCATTTACAATTAAATTGGTGTTAACTAGATTTTTCTTAACCAGAGTCTTTCCAATTTTGAAAAAATTCAACAAGTTTTTAACAATATCCTGCATTTTTTCGGTGCTCTTCATAATATTGAAAAGGTAGATTTTGCCTTTTTCAGACAAAGTATCTTTGCTTTCCATTTGTAATAATTGGGCAAAACTGAAAATATTCCTTGCTGGCGCTTGTAAATCGTGTGAAACTGAGTAGGTAAATGCTTCCAGTTGTTGATTGGCTTCTGTGAGTTCATGCGTTCTTTTATTAACCCGCTCTTCTAATTCAATATTTAACTGACGCAGCTTTTCTTCACTTTTTTGAAGATTTCTTTCTGCTATCAATTTAGCAGTGATATCTGTTGCTAAAATCAAACTTGCTTGTTTTCCATCAAACTTAATTCTACTGTTTTTTATTTCTACATAAATTATATCGCCATTTTTCTTGACATGCCTTTGGACATCGTCATATTGACCTATTAATTGCTTATCATAATTATGTTTTTTTATTTCATCCGGCTTAGATTTATTGTCCGCTTCAATATCTGCTAGTGATTTTTCTAAAAATTCTTTTTTTGAATAACCATAGTGCTGAATAGCCGCATTATTTACACTTAATATTTCTGCTCCTGCCAAACTGCAAACCCACATAGGCAAAGGACTAAGATGAAACAAATTTCTATAGTTTTCTTCTGAACTTCTAAGCTGATTACTTGTTTTTAGCCTTTCTATACTGTATAAAATTGTCTTTTTTAAATAAGATGCATTTAGCTCATCTTTTAAAAGGTAGTCAGAAGCACCAAGTGAAAGCGTTTTTATTCCAAAACTTTTATCTTCAAATCCGGTTAAAACTATTACCGGAGCTATTCCGGCTAATTCAACTATTTCAATGACCAAGTCCTCTCCTTTGGCATCAGGTAGCGATAAATCTAAAAGAATTACGTCAAAACTAATTTCACCGGAAGTCAATTGCAATTTTGCACTTTTTAGAGTTGAGACATGAATGATTTCAGATGACATCATTTCTTCTTCCAGGTAATCTTTAATAAGAACAAAATCACCTTTATTGTCTTCAATTACAAGTATTTTAGAGTTTCGAAAGCTTGAAATCATTGAACTTTATTTAAATATAGTTTTAGTAAAAATTTAATAGGGTAATTTAGCAGTTCTCGACCAAAACAACTCAATTTTTTTAATCACATCAGCATAATCCTTTGGCGATTTAGGTTTAGAGATAAAGCAACTGGCATAGTTGAAATAAGCCAAATCTATATCTTTCTGATCAGTTGAATTCGAAAGAACAATTACCGGGATATGCCTTAGCTGCTGATTTGATTTTAATTGTTTCAAAATTTCAAGCCCTTTAAAATCAGAAGTAAAGCTATCTAAAACGATTAACTCCGGAATTTCTCTTGCTTCATAAGGCGGATTCCCTTTAATAAAATCCATTGCATCCC
This Chitinophagaceae bacterium DNA region includes the following protein-coding sequences:
- a CDS encoding PAS domain S-box protein, whose protein sequence is MISSFRNSKILVIEDNKGDFVLIKDYLEEEMMSSEIIHVSTLKSAKLQLTSGEISFDVILLDLSLPDAKGEDLVIEIVELAGIAPVIVLTGFEDKSFGIKTLSLGASDYLLKDELNASYLKKTILYSIERLKTSNQLRSSEENYRNLFHLSPLPMWVCSLAGAEILSVNNAAIQHYGYSKKEFLEKSLADIEADNKSKPDEIKKHNYDKQLIGQYDDVQRHVKKNGDIIYVEIKNSRIKFDGKQASLILATDITAKLIAERNLQKSEEKLRQLNIELEERVNKRTHELTEANQQLEAFTYSVSHDLQAPARNIFSFAQLLQMESKDTLSEKGKIYLFNIMKSTEKMQDIVKNLLNFFKIGKTLVKKNLVNTNLIVNGICSEYRYNGSKEVQFKIDKLPAVYGDEFMLTQVFVNLISNAVKYSSKKDKPIICIQTETKNEEIVFRVNDNGTGFDMKFVNKLFNLFQRLHVQSEYDGTGVGLAIVKLIVEKHNGKVWAEGKPNIGATFYFSIPNHE
- a CDS encoding response regulator encodes the protein MSRAVKLLFIESNEGGVINKSGSFKNSAFINISEVITNERDAMDFIKGNPPYEAREIPELIVLDSFTSDFKGLEILKQLKSNQQLRHIPVIVLSNSTDQKDIDLAYFNYASCFISKPKSPKDYADVIKKIELFWSRTAKLPY
- a CDS encoding class I SAM-dependent methyltransferase → MAVKKTSLENGILKNKLLQFSYDRLMNPVEKKVLLKRRRALLCDLKGRVLQIGVGNGANLIHYNDEVTLSICEPSEELLKKAKQKSETKDVQAQIDFFSQEVSQLIKEKAIPDASFDAVVSTFVLFALPSSEEILSNINMWLKPGGRLIILEHTQAESKNLKWMESLLNPVWRQLAPGQHIDNPAENPILKSGFELQEEEYFSFIFPFYKGVFIKK